In Panacibacter ginsenosidivorans, the following proteins share a genomic window:
- a CDS encoding lipoprotein N-acyltransferase Lnb domain-containing protein, with translation MKRSVIGFICCILTLLSKPGITQTDSSCGLRISVLTCSPGQDLYSLFGHNALRIIDTFKTAGGYRLEDSIYNWGTFDFDEPNFYFKFMRGKLLYFLSPDRLEDFIYEYRYEGRSVTEQVLNLSCAEKLRIKQLVSINMTGNNRFYKYDFLFDNCTTRIRDIIEKNVPGIKVSGSLVPPGTTFRNMLYSYLDKGSQPWSKLGIDILLGSEIDKPVTNDQSMFLPEYLMKAVDSSSVNNISVVSNKHLLVNAQPYDEMQDLYNPLITIGFICIVLFMLGLLKTTSAKTIVKFTDTLLLYITGLIGLLILFMWFFTDHKACSNNYNIAWALPTNFAAAFVAWRKPSWVRQYFKIAAVVTALLLLSWFWLPQQMNIALLPFTIYMLYRYVKLVSV, from the coding sequence ATGAAAAGATCGGTTATTGGCTTTATATGTTGCATTTTAACCCTGCTATCTAAACCCGGTATTACACAAACTGATAGTTCCTGTGGTCTTCGCATAAGCGTTCTAACCTGTTCGCCTGGACAGGATCTCTATTCTTTGTTTGGTCACAATGCATTGCGAATAATTGACACTTTTAAAACAGCAGGCGGCTACAGATTAGAAGATTCGATTTACAATTGGGGAACTTTTGATTTTGACGAGCCTAATTTTTATTTCAAATTCATGCGTGGTAAGCTGTTATATTTCTTATCACCTGACAGGCTGGAAGATTTTATATATGAATACCGGTATGAAGGCCGAAGTGTAACTGAACAGGTACTGAATTTATCCTGCGCAGAAAAGTTGAGAATAAAACAGCTTGTAAGTATAAATATGACTGGTAATAACAGGTTTTATAAATACGATTTTCTGTTCGATAACTGTACAACACGGATCAGAGATATCATTGAAAAAAATGTACCTGGTATAAAGGTATCCGGTAGTCTTGTTCCCCCGGGTACTACTTTCAGGAATATGCTTTACTCTTATCTTGACAAAGGCAGCCAGCCGTGGAGTAAACTTGGGATAGATATTTTACTGGGTTCAGAAATTGATAAGCCAGTAACCAATGATCAATCTATGTTTCTTCCTGAATATTTGATGAAGGCTGTCGATTCTTCCAGTGTTAATAATATCTCTGTTGTTTCAAATAAACATTTACTTGTTAATGCGCAACCTTATGACGAAATGCAGGACTTATACAATCCGCTTATAACTATTGGCTTTATTTGTATAGTGTTATTCATGCTTGGTTTATTAAAAACCACAAGTGCAAAAACGATTGTAAAATTCACTGATACTTTATTGCTGTATATAACAGGTCTTATTGGATTGCTTATTTTATTTATGTGGTTCTTTACAGATCACAAAGCATGCAGTAATAACTATAATATTGCGTGGGCATTACCTACAAATTTTGCAGCTGCTTTTGTGGCGTGGAGAAAACCATCCTGGGTAAGGCAATATTTTAAAATTGCGGCCGTAGTCACAGCATTATTATTACTAAGCTGGTTTTGGTTACCGCAGCAAATGAACATAGCACTTCTGCCTTTTACAATATACATGCTTTACAGGTATGTAAAACTCGTTAGTGTGTGA
- a CDS encoding MFS transporter: protein MKQVRLGLKENWKQFTLLVIINAFVGGMVGLERSILPRIAEVEFHIAAKTALLSFIIVFGIAKAITNYFTGALANKIGRKNLLTIGWFFAIPVPFILMSANNWNWIVAANVLLGINQGLTWSSTIVMKIDLVGEKQRGFAMGLNEFAGYIAVAIVAFLTGWIASEYGLRPYPFYLGIALSFLGLSGSFFLIKDTKHHIAQETTTSKIPKLKNIFWETTWKNKNLGSVTQGGLINNLNDGMIWGILPILLASKGFNIADIGIITAVYPAVWGLGQLFTGRMADYFCKKKLLFIGMFVQGNALIAFIFAQSFTFFITISIILGLGTALVYPTFLATVAENTHPSDRAHSFGIFRLWRDLGYAIGAILTGIIADLFGIPASVLIIGLLTINSALIIHFRMNCNDNNSFKISHWIFKTNILLITTILIFPHSN from the coding sequence ATGAAACAGGTGCGATTAGGATTAAAAGAAAATTGGAAGCAGTTTACATTGCTTGTAATAATCAATGCATTTGTTGGAGGCATGGTTGGTTTGGAACGAAGCATTTTACCACGCATTGCAGAAGTTGAATTTCACATTGCTGCAAAGACAGCATTACTTTCATTCATCATTGTATTTGGTATTGCAAAAGCAATCACTAATTACTTTACAGGTGCATTGGCAAATAAAATAGGACGAAAGAATTTGCTGACTATTGGGTGGTTTTTTGCTATTCCTGTTCCCTTTATATTAATGTCTGCAAACAATTGGAACTGGATAGTAGCAGCTAATGTATTGCTAGGTATCAACCAGGGACTTACATGGAGTAGCACCATCGTAATGAAAATAGATTTAGTGGGTGAAAAACAAAGAGGATTTGCGATGGGCTTAAACGAGTTTGCTGGTTATATTGCTGTTGCAATTGTTGCATTTCTTACAGGTTGGATCGCATCTGAATATGGTTTGCGTCCATATCCTTTTTATTTGGGAATAGCGTTATCTTTCTTAGGCTTATCAGGTAGTTTTTTTTTAATTAAAGACACTAAGCATCACATTGCTCAGGAAACTACTACCAGTAAAATTCCTAAACTAAAAAATATATTTTGGGAAACAACATGGAAAAATAAAAATCTCGGTTCAGTTACACAGGGAGGTTTAATTAATAACCTTAACGATGGTATGATCTGGGGTATTTTACCAATACTTCTTGCATCAAAAGGTTTTAATATCGCAGATATTGGAATCATTACAGCCGTGTATCCTGCTGTATGGGGATTAGGGCAACTCTTTACAGGCAGGATGGCAGATTATTTTTGTAAAAAAAAATTACTTTTTATAGGAATGTTTGTACAAGGTAATGCATTGATAGCTTTTATTTTTGCCCAATCATTCACTTTCTTTATAACAATTTCAATCATATTGGGTTTAGGCACTGCCTTGGTTTATCCTACTTTTCTTGCAACGGTTGCTGAAAATACCCATCCATCAGACAGAGCACACAGCTTTGGTATTTTCCGGCTGTGGAGAGATTTGGGTTATGCTATTGGTGCAATTCTCACAGGTATTATTGCAGATTTATTTGGAATACCGGCATCCGTATTAATAATTGGCTTACTCACTATTAACTCTGCCCTGATAATTCACTTCAGGATGAATTGCAATGATAATAATTCATTTAAAATTTCGCACTGGATATTTAAAACAAACATACTTCTGATAACCACAATATTAATATTTCCCCATAGCAATTAA
- a CDS encoding RNA recognition motif domain-containing protein, which translates to MNIYVGNLNWNMTSDDLNNLFAPYGEVVSAKIVTDKFNNNRSKGFGFVEMSDDEAARTAISSLNDTDIQGRKIVVNESAPRKEGEGGGGGYKKKSFGGGGGGGYRGGGSGGGGGYRGGSGGGRGGSGGGGGYNRY; encoded by the coding sequence ATGAACATTTACGTAGGAAACCTCAACTGGAATATGACCAGTGATGACCTAAACAATCTTTTCGCTCCTTATGGTGAAGTAGTTTCAGCTAAGATCGTTACCGACAAATTCAACAACAACCGTAGCAAAGGTTTTGGTTTTGTTGAGATGAGCGATGATGAAGCCGCTCGTACTGCTATCAGCAGCCTTAATGACACTGATATCCAGGGCCGTAAAATTGTAGTTAACGAATCAGCTCCACGCAAAGAAGGTGAAGGTGGCGGCGGTGGCTACAAAAAGAAAAGCTTTGGTGGTGGCGGTGGTGGCGGATACCGCGGTGGTGGCAGCGGCGGCGGTGGTGGATACCGTGGTGGCAGCGGCGGTGGTCGCGGCGGCAGCGGCGGTGGCGGTGGATACAACCGTTATTAA